The genomic interval ACGCGGCCGCGATTAAGATCATTAGAATAGAAGTCTCGCCAAGCGAACCGGCCCGGTTGCCAAGAAAAAGGTCAAGATAACCGGGAACACTCTGCCCGATCTTGGAGAGGTAAAGCGGGCTGGCGGTCGTCACCGCGTCAAAAGGCCTGGTCCACAAGGTCATAGCGACCGGCCAGGAAGCCATAAGAAAGGCCCGACCGGCTAACGCCGGGTTGAAAATATTAAAGCCAAGCCCGCCGAACAAAAGTTTTACAACAACAATAGAAAAGACCGCGCCAATGGCCGCCATCCAAAGGGGAAAGGTCGGCGGCAAGACCAGAGCCAAAAGGACCCCGGTAATCAGAGCGCTTCCGTCGTTGATCGTATTTTCTTGTTTAGCCAGCCGCTGGAAAGCGGCTTCAGCGGCAACCGCGGCAGCAGCTGTTACGATCACCAGCAAAAGAGCCTGCCAGCCAAAAAAGAAGGTCCCCGCCACGGTTGGAAATATTAGCGAGATAGCGAACCAGCGCATCAGGCTCTTGGCATCTGTTTTGTCAATAAAGTGCGGTCCGTTCTGGATGATTAAATTATTTTCGTCTATCGGCATACTGATTTTTTCTCCGCTAATTTTAGCTCTCGGACCGCGCCCTTGGCCAGCTTGAAATACTGGACCAGTGGGATGCGGCTCGGGCAGACATAGCTGCAACAGCCGCATTCAATACAATCAATTACATTATAGTCAAAGGCGCCGTTCCAGTTGCCTGTCTTGGCGTATTCAGCCAGGAAATTGGGGGTTAAACCAATGGGGCATGATTTGACGCACCGGCCACAGCGGATGCAATTCCCTTCGGGCTCGAGTTTAACTTCCTGGTCGGTCAACAGGAGAATAGCGCTGGTCGCTTTGACGACTGGGACCTGCAGGGTTGGGACCGTTATCCCCATCATCGGCCCCCCCATGATCACTTTGACAACATTCCCTTCGGTCCCGCCGCATTGTTCGATCAGCTCGGCAAAGGTCGTCCCGATCCTGACCAACAAATTCTGCGGCTCCCTGACCCCCGGCCCGGTCACCGTCACCACTCGTTTGGTGAGCGGAGTCCCCAGGGTTACCGCTTCGGCCACCGCCGCGGCAGTCGCCACGTTGCAAACTACCGCGCCAACGTCGGACGGCAGTCCACCTGACGGGACCTCCCGGTCGAGCAGGGCTTTGATCAGCATCTTTTCCCCGCCTTGCGGATATTTGGTTTTTACTTGAACGGTCGAGACCGGGAAAAGATTTTTGGCCTTGAGCCCTTCAAAGTTGACCTCTTTAAAGGCGTCCGGCTTGTTGCTTTCAATCCCGATCACAATTTTTTGCGCCCCAACCGCTTTGGCCATCGCTCTGGCGCCAAGAATGATCGAAGTCGCTTTTTCGACCATCAGGCGATGGTCGGAGGTAATGAACGGTTCGCATTCACAGCCGTTAACCACAATGGTATCAACGCTTTTGCCTTTGGGGACGGCGAGTTTAACATGGGTCGGGAAAGCGGCCCCGCCTAAGCCAACGATCCCCGCCTCCCTGACGATCTTTTTGATCTGCTCGGGAGAGAGCTCTTCGAGCGACCAGCGGCTGCCGGGACGGGTAACTTTATCAACCGTATCGGTCGCTTCAATGACGATTGAGGAGAGAGAATAGTCGCAGGCGTTCGGATAGTATTTGATCTCGGCAACCCGGCCGGAGATGGGGGCGTGGATCGGGGCGGAAACAAAAGCCGAGGCATCGGCTATTTTTTGGCCTTCGCTGACTTCGTCCCCCGCCTTGACCAGCGGCTCACAGGGGCATCCCAGGTTTTGCTGGAGGGGTAAAATTACCCGTCTGGGGGCAAGGGCTTCTTTGATCGATTTGGCAACAGACCGTTCCTTGCTATCTTTTGGATGGATCCCGCGACTGAAAGATTTCATTCCGGTCATATTATCATTTTATTTTTTAACTTGTCAATTGCCGCGCCAACCAGGCGATTAAGGGGTCGACCCCGCTATTTGTTTTGCAGGATAAGGGAAAGAGCGGGGCGAGTTCGTTTAGAACCCTGACCCGGGAGGTAAACGTATCGAGGTCAAAATCGGATCGATCCAAAAGATCGGCCTTATTAATGACAATGGCGTCGGCGCTTTGGAAGACCGCCGGATATTTAATTGGTTTATCGTCCCCTTCCGGGACGCTCGCCACAACCAGCCGGAGGCCCTCTCCCAGATCATACTCAACCGGGCAGATCAGGTTGCCAATGTTCTCGATAAAAACGATCCCCGGTCCTTGGAGGCCGAGCTTATCGACAGCCGGGCCAATCATCGAGGCGGTCAGGTGGCATCCCCCGTCGGTATTGATCTGGACCGCGGGAAATCCGGCCGCCTGGATCTTTTCAGTATCGATTGTTGAGGCGACATCTCCTTCGATCACCCCAACGGATAATTTTTTTGAGAGTTCCTTAAGGAGCCGGAGGATAAGAGAAGTTTTTCCCGCCCCGGGAGAAGCAAGGATATTGACCGCCGCTAACTGCAAGCCGGCCAGTTTTTTTCTGACCGCTGCCGCTTCCCTATCATTCGTCGCGAAGATCGATTTTTTTATGTTTATTTTCATTTACCACTTGCCGCTTAATGATATTCGATGGACGTTGTTCTTTGAGAGCTCGCGCTGGGAAACAAAGCCGTAATCGACAATGGCGTGACCAATGGCAAACCCAACCCCGGCGGTCAAACCACTTGTATTATACCCGACCCGGAAAGAAAGGCCCCGTTCAGACCATTCATAGCCGGTCGCGACTTCCGGACAATACCCCGATTTGACCGTCTGGCTGATATCGATCGCCCCTCTCCCTCCTATCCTTGGCAATTGCGCCCAGGCCAGACCCAATATCGCCCGAGCCGGAACCTGCTCAACCGTATCGGTCCCCCACTTTTGGTAATTGACCAGCTCATCGATCTTGAAGCCAATTGTTATAGGGGGAGGGATCGAGGGATCAAGGGATCGAGCCAGGCGAAGCATAATTCCAGGAGTCAAAGAGTAGCCCCAACCACTCCCGCCGCTGATCCCGAACATCTCGGAGCTTAAATATTTCGCTGTTAAACCAAAGGCAATGTGTTCATTAAACTTTTTCCCGTAGGAAAGCAGATACGCGCTCGAAAAGTAGCTGAACAGACTGATGTCCTCCCATCGAATGGGCTATTACTATATATTTCGAAGGAATTTCTGAAACCAATGGTTCTCTGTCTTCTGCCTTACCTGGGCCATCCTTCTTAAACCATATTTTAAAATCTTCTTTCGCTTGTTCTAACCAACTCTTAC from Candidatus Margulisiibacteriota bacterium carries:
- a CDS encoding RnfABCDGE type electron transport complex subunit D — encoded protein: MPIDENNLIIQNGPHFIDKTDAKSLMRWFAISLIFPTVAGTFFFGWQALLLVIVTAAAAVAAEAAFQRLAKQENTINDGSALITGVLLALVLPPTFPLWMAAIGAVFSIVVVKLLFGGLGFNIFNPALAGRAFLMASWPVAMTLWTRPFDAVTTASPLYLSKIGQSVPGYLDLFLGNRAGSLGETSILMILIAAAFLIWKKVIDWPAPVAFIGTVFLLSFTLGHDPLFHLLTGGVVFGAVFMVTDYVTVPVTTKGRLIFGFGCGLITILIRFYGGFPEGVNYSILLMNIATPVIDKYSRPRIYGAKNAKKP
- the rsxC gene encoding electron transport complex subunit RsxC yields the protein MKSFSRGIHPKDSKERSVAKSIKEALAPRRVILPLQQNLGCPCEPLVKAGDEVSEGQKIADASAFVSAPIHAPISGRVAEIKYYPNACDYSLSSIVIEATDTVDKVTRPGSRWSLEELSPEQIKKIVREAGIVGLGGAAFPTHVKLAVPKGKSVDTIVVNGCECEPFITSDHRLMVEKATSIILGARAMAKAVGAQKIVIGIESNKPDAFKEVNFEGLKAKNLFPVSTVQVKTKYPQGGEKMLIKALLDREVPSGGLPSDVGAVVCNVATAAAVAEAVTLGTPLTKRVVTVTGPGVREPQNLLVRIGTTFAELIEQCGGTEGNVVKVIMGGPMMGITVPTLQVPVVKATSAILLLTDQEVKLEPEGNCIRCGRCVKSCPIGLTPNFLAEYAKTGNWNGAFDYNVIDCIECGCCSYVCPSRIPLVQYFKLAKGAVRELKLAEKKSVCR
- the hypB gene encoding hydrogenase nickel incorporation protein HypB; the protein is MKINIKKSIFATNDREAAAVRKKLAGLQLAAVNILASPGAGKTSLILRLLKELSKKLSVGVIEGDVASTIDTEKIQAAGFPAVQINTDGGCHLTASMIGPAVDKLGLQGPGIVFIENIGNLICPVEYDLGEGLRLVVASVPEGDDKPIKYPAVFQSADAIVINKADLLDRSDFDLDTFTSRVRVLNELAPLFPLSCKTNSGVDPLIAWLARQLTS